The genome window gattgacgaagatgatgagcaaatgatccctcgatccttcatggtccccaatgattctgacgctacccaatcaacggttgaagaactggagcaagtcatactaatccaATATCTGCcagaacgaaaggtatacctgggaatgggattaacctccgaactcaggaaaaggcttattcaatttgttattgataacatagattgttttacttggtcccatttagacataacagggatcccaccggatataacgacgcatcggctaagcctggaccctaggatcaaaccggtgaagcaaaaaaagaAGACCCTAGTTCGAGGTAAAGCACagattcataaaggacgaggtaactaaacttctcaaaatagggtccattcgggaggtaaaatatcccgaatggttagccaatgtagttgtagtccctaaaaaagggaacaaacttagaatatgtgtagattataagaatttaaaaaaggcatgccccaaagattcttttccgctgcctaacatcgatcgcatgatctatgccacggccggccatgagattcttacttttctcgatgcctattccgggtatgaaaaatccaaatgaacccgaaggaccgagaaaagacttcatttatcaccaagcatagaacatattattataatgtaatgcccttcgggctaaaagatgcaggagctacttaccaacgcctagtaaataaaatattcgaggaacaaataggtaaatcaatggaagtttatattgatgacatgctagttaagtccctgcacgcagaggaccatttggttcatttgcaggaaatattcgagattttaaggaaatataacatgaagctcaaccccgaaaaatgtgctttcagggtcggttcgggaaagttccttggcttcatggtatcaaagtgggggatcgagatcaaactcgataaaatcaaggccatcaaagacatcaccgTCATGGACATTGTAAAATCCATGCAGAAgctaaccggacggatagctgccttaggccgattcatttcgaggtcatcggatcgaagccacagatttttctctctactcaaaaagaagaacgatttcgcatggaccccagaatgccaacaagcgTTAGAAGAATTGAagtgatacctatcgagcccaccactgcttcacactccaaaggcagacgagaaactctacttgtacttggtagtatcggaaatcgcggtaagtagTGTCCTGGTTCAAGAAGAGCAAGGTACtcaattttccatttattatgtaactcgaaccttaggagaagcagaaactagatatccacacttagagaaatcgGCACTTTCTCTAATAAccgcctctaggaagttaagaccatactttcaatgtcaccccatatgcgtattaaccacttacccactttgtaatattttgcacaagcccgaactatcaggccaattggccaaatggtcgtcgaactcagtgggtacgacatcAAATATCAACCTCGGAcgtccatcaagtctcaaattttagctgACTTCgcggccgatttcacgccaaccctcatacccgaaatTGAGAATAACTCCTactaaaatcgggtacatcatcgggggtatggaccctcttcacagccGGTGCTTCGAATGCGAAGGGGtctgggctaggcatcattttgtaGCCGCCCACGGGTAGAACTATTagaaaatctatcaaaactactaggttaaCTAACAaggaggccgagtacgaggccatgattgcaggtctagagCTAGCTAAAAGATTGGGAGCAGAattcattgaagccaagtgtgactctttactagtggtaaaccaagtaaacaaaaacttcgaagttcgagaggatagaatgcaaaggtatttggacaaactgcaggtaactttgcaccgttttaaggaatggactttacagcatatacctcgagaacaaaatattgaggccgatgcacttgcatatttggggtcatcggtcgaggaagatgagatcaactcggggactgtcgttcaactctcgagatccataatcgaggaaggtcatgatgaaataaactccacaagtctaacctgggattggagaaacaaatatatagaatacttCAAAAACGGGAAACTTCCATCGGACCCAAAAGAGTCTAGAGCTCTACACATAAAAGCTGCATGGTTCACCTTATCCAATGATGGAACACTGTTTAGAATGATGTTCGATGGTCCACTGGTAATATGTTTAGGACCGGGAGATActgactacatcctacgtgagattcacgagggcacttgtgaaaATCATTCCGGAGCCGAAtaattagtccaaaaaataattagagcaggatattattggatcgatatggacaaagatgcaaaggagtttgtttgaaaatgtgataaatgtcaaaggtttgcaccaatgatccatcatcccggagaacaacttcactcagccttatccccatggccattcatgaaatgggggatggatatcgtcagccctctgccatcggccccaggtaaagctaagttcattttatttatgactgactatttctctaaatgggttgaagcacagacgttcgagaaagtgagagagaaagaagttatagacttcatctgggatcacattgtatttcgattcgggatacccgtcgaaatagtgtgtgacaatggaaaataatctatcggcagcaaagtgacgggATTTCtagaagaccacaaaataaagagAATATTAACAACgccatatcaccctagtgggaacgggcaggctGAATCGACGAACAAGGCTATcattcaaaatataaagaaaaggttgaacgatgctaaggggaaatggaaagaaattctatccgaagtcctttgggcatatcgaacaacatcaaagtccagtacgggggcaaccccgttctccttagtatatggctctgaagccttgatccTAGTCTAAGTCGGGGAACCCAATGCCAGGTTTCGACATActacagaagagtcaaatcacgaggctatgaatactagcctcgaattattagatgaaaaatgagaagccgctCTTGTCCGACTGGCCATCTAGAAGCAGCGGATTGAAAGATACTGTAATCGAAGAaccaattttcgccatttcaaaatcggggacttagtgctaaggaaagtcaccctcaacacccgaaattcaaatgaaggaaaactaggtccgaactgggaagaACCGTACCGGATCCTCAAAAttgtcggtaaaggatcctataAGCTCGGTATAATAAACGGCAAGCagctaccaagcaattggaacgtgtcgcacctaaaacgatactgcTGTTAAGGTACACCtcctatgttcatttatatttcaaaattaaCCATTGCAGGTGTCCGATCAGAAACAGGAATGAATTATTCGGCTCGAAGCCTtcaggcctgaaagcacgcgttacactctttttccctttgaccggtttttgtcccaaatgtgttttttggcaaggtttttaatgagccaACCATTGATCGTACTAACTCTgaacaattcaacaatatccgaggcctctttacaataaACCTCGAATTACGAGGGGCATtatcctcaaatatatcaagttcgattatcaagttcgaagcaagaaagttactttatgacaacagggtttcgataggaaaaattgtaagagccaaatggtcaaaacgaaccatgctcatgtaattttctcgatccctggtacagaacataaacacatgtataatgacataaagagaattttttaccgatatctcatatctcagaatccatcctCTATTTCGTGATCTATTTTGCAAGTAGGCTTAAGGGatgaccattaccccataaatcggggactgccaaccgaaaaatcaacgagatcaagtcccactaaagcctacgggctacactacttcgagttcgagcaatcattcacttgattactaagcctacgggctactcttatttcgagttcgagcaatcactcactcgattactaagcctacgggctactcttatttcaagttcgagcaatcactcactcgattactaagcctacgggctactcttattttaagttcgagcaatcactcactcgattactaagcctacgggctactcttatttcgagttcgagcaatcactcactcgattactaagcctacgagctactcttatttcgagttcgagcaatcactcactcaattactaagcctacgtgctactcttatttcgagttcgaacaatcactcactcgattactaagcctacgggctactcttatttcgagttcgagcaatcacacactcgattactaagcctacgagctactcttatttcaagttcgagcaatcactcactcgactactaagcctacaggctactcttattactagttcgagcaatcactcactcgattacaaagcctacgagctactcttatttcgagttcgagcaatcactcactcaattactaagcctacgggctactcttatttcgagtttgagcaatcactcactcgaacaCTAAGTATAcaagctactcttatttcgagttcgagcaattactcactcgattactaagcctacgggctactcttttttcgagttcgagcaatcactcactcgactaataaagcctaTAGGCtagattacttcgagtttgagcaagtactcactcgaccaataaaagcctaagggctactattacttcgagttcgagcaaagcactcactcgactactaaacctacgggctaccttacttcgagttcgagcaaagcactcactcgactactaagcctacgggctaccttacttcgagttcgaataaaacactcactcgacaaataaaagcctaagggctactattactttgagttcaagcaatcactcactcgattattaagcctacCGGCTACCTtacttcgggttcgagcaaaacactcactcgaccaattcTTGGCTACTCTTACTTTGAGCTCGAGCAAAGCACTTACTAGactaataaagcctacgggctacctttcttcGACTTTGAgcgatcactcactcgactataaagcctacgggctacctttcttcgagttcaagcaatcactcacttgactactaagcctaagggctaacaatTATTCTGAGTTTGAGCAAAGCagtcactcggttataaagactacaaggtcTGAATTCGATCAAAAtgcctaaagcctcgaacttatgaaaactttcataagacATGAATAAAACAAgatcttcacaaggcagaaaataaaACAGAGACATGTCGAgaaaggaaaagatctttatatatatacaagagtGTTTACAACGTCCGAACAAGATCCTACACaaaaaataggaaaaagaaaCAACTAAGTCTCTTGGTTATCTCTGGAGGCGGTCTCTTCTCCGTCGGGCTCCTCCTCGCTCTCAGACCCTCTCTTGCTCccgtcatcatcatcgtcatcatcggaagccagggCTTCTGcatcggcttcaagctctttagccctttttatctcttcgatgacatcgaaacctcgagcatagatctcctcgagagtcaccctccgagattggcatttggcaagttcagcaacccaatgtgctcgagttttagcggtctcgactgcctctcttgcttgtacctgagcagctttggcatcagcccgatagacggccacgaatgcatccgcattggcctttgctttttcggcgtcagatttggccttggcaagttcggaggccaaccgagccttgagctcctctatttttcttgcttgaatcgagctcttctccttcatgctttgaagttggttttcggccgatgataattgggctcaggcagtttctttttctgtggcaagacggtccatgccatctttccatcccaaggtctccgcccttatcatatcgacctcctcacgaagcttcccaatcACCTAGAGCTTCTGCTGTAGCTATGAGATCAAAATGTTAGCCACCATTCCAGAATCGAGCCCATGGGTTTTTAAGATTACCATTACCTACTCGGTCAAGTCGGTCTGGTCTTGTTGGGCCTTGGCCAATTCAGCTCAGAGTtccttgatttcttcttccctttgtaTGAAGAGGAGTCTAAGGTTGTTCCTCTCCTTCGTGACCCGTCAGAGGTCGGCCTCGTACCGATGCAGCttagctcgagaccgagaacatgcttctcgatgaactgctgcagcctacgaagaaagaagaaaagaagttagaaaagaatagcaaacatgaaagtggtatcaacgaagggagttagagcttacccgattcggagcttgttgcacttcacagaaaaggcccgacacatcactaggccagcaacatcctcgacaccagtaaacaaatcacggaaggggtcctccccttcatgagaccggtctacctcgagggcccccaaagcttgggcttcccgaatcgccctttcagaaaaagcagggagagtgggcgagtctccgattactattgccccaagcgactcgcttgggtcgttctcctcagttcggagagcttTAGGGCCGGCCCCTTCAGATATACCCACcttttgttgacttcggtgggaagAATCCTGGATCTCTAATGATTCGGGAactctgcccgaatctttctctgATATCCCCTCAGTTCGAGGCTGAGCTTcataaaccaccatcgatccagctgcctttgGGGTATCGAttgttttcttcactcgggccaccagtacgaACCTgccaacttcttcttcttcttcttcttcttcttcttcatctttatCCCTCAGACGCCGAACGGATTCTTCGGTCAGAGGGATAATTTTCCTCCTCGGCTTATGAGCCATCCTTGTCTTGGGTTCTGGATCCTCGGAAGTgaaggccctttttctcttattgtcTTTCGTCGGTTTCGGAACCGGGGCCGAAGTCTCTTCCTCAACGGACGGGGGCCTCATAACCGTATCTTTGCCCAagcctacacacaagaaaattggttAATTATATGGAAAACATTATGTTCGAACCAACAATGGCATGAGAAAGAGGCctaccataatttttggcctcccatcggccctttgacaaatcacgccacgagcgctcggcGTATATAGAGGTCGAAGCCAGGGCCTGTACCTAGCTCTTAAGGTTGGGAACAACACCAGTCATCCAAGAAACGGCTATATCACAAAAAAATGATATCTGTGAGAAAGAGACAAAAGAGCAAAGCAATAAGAGCTAACTGTCGAaatatacttacgcttcatgttccaatCCTCAAGGAATGGCATCTGCTCGGCCAGGATCAGATCGAaggtcttcactcgaatgaacctgcccatccaaccccggtccttatcctcgtctatgctcgagaagaGCACTTTGTTAGCCCgggcgctggagttttattagcccacctcgatagaggcgggggctgtacatTATGATAAgttggtcgagggtgaaaggcaccCCCTCGATCCTGTTCACAAAAAaacggatcagaataacgatccgctaaaaggaaggatggatttggcctggggttatttggtattggcgACAAAAATCGATAAAGacagggtcgagggggcccaatgtgaaagggtaagtatacacacttaaaaacccttttacataagtagtaatatcttcttcgggaaCCGAGATTATCACTTCTATTttctcccagttacaatcttttctCAGCTGCTCGAGGTGTCCCTtagttatcgagcacatatacctcgatactggttcACATCGATCAGGAACCGACGAggctttatcgaccttaaaatcggaggtaagaacacacgccccaggaacaaactcctcaggccgtggttccaTCAGTGTTTTGACGGCGGTAgactgtgaagaagaagctttttctttgtGAGGAACAATTTTTGATATTTTCGCCATTTTGGATTTAAAAATCGAAAAAGCAAGGAGATAACAAAGATCCGATGTTTTAAAGAGAGATTTTGTAGTAAAAATCACAGAAGAAAGATTTTACAGTGAAAAATCATAGATTTACAGATGAACTCAGAAGATGCAAGAAAGAACTTTAGAAAATTTGGAGattggagatgtaaaagtgataaatggtaaagaaaggggctatttatagattgagcaaCGTCGGTTCAGTATcaacagtggccgaccatcgtctgacacgcattaaatgccttggtaaactaaAACGACAGGACAACTATCGCGTACGTCATGATCGAGCTCGATGCAAACGTCTGCGTATATCTAATCGAGCCATTGGGAAATcgtatcgtttctcgccacatccttcccgagaaacgagcgaaatatctgtatacggtcaaaaccgttTTCAACCTTCGTACGATTGGTGAAGATAGACTGAAGagcatcttcataatatcgaggtgAGATTTGAAGCAGGCACGAATAAGCTTTGAGTTTCGGAGTCAGATTAAATATCGAGATCGACgccattatcgagctcgagtccaaatcgaactatactGAGAAGCGACAgaatcgagcttaagagccagaggccaaccaataccgagcccaagttAATACCAGACCCCGAGTCGACATCGAGCTCaaacccgcatcgagctctaaacctAGAAGCCGACCAATACCGAGTccaatcaagatcgagccaagagacaagagctgTTAAAGccgcactaagagagagaatctcgacgaaaattaggaaaaaactgatttatcatgggttttccactatttattttttatgataTCTAAAGTAGAATCCCTCCATTATAAGAGGGATGACTATTATTTCTGTAAAGGCATCACGTTATCAATACACTGTAACTCAAATACTATTGAGACATTCTCATAttaagagattatcctttttagcttcatagataaATTCCATttttgcttgttcataaatcatCTTACTTTCAATTCGGTTTGTATCTTTTCTTcatagtcaatattcgatatttctacttACTCTTTACGATTTGTGTTAAGTTACACCACATACCCTttaaactacgtacaaattcaactctatccatttttcgggtaaacaatattaTATCAAATGGATAGGGAAATGAAGGTAAATCTTACTCGTTAAATCTAAATCATTTGGCACCGAGGTGGCCTGAGGGCCGAGGGATAGACCAAAAGTCAGAAATGTTTCACGTTTCTAATGTGAATTTTAATTGAACGatcaaaagaaaataatgaagtttttaaaaattaattaaaacacCAATTTTATTCAACATAAAACGCACTTCTAAAGGTTAAAAGATTGATTAACATTTTATGTTAGGAGTTTCGTGCTTTTATAAAACGTAATATGTATGTATAAATTGATTAGTGGTTAATCAAACTTCCGTGACAAATTCACAATCAATcaattaatattttttctttaaaagaAGAATAAGTACACTTGTAAAACAATAACAATTACGTAACCACCAAAGGATGTGGTGCAGTAGATGAAACTGCTATTTCTTTAACCAGAGGTCTTGGGTTCGAACTCTGGGTTAAAAACATTCATGGTAGGGAGCGCTTTCTCCCGAATGGGCCCTACGCGGCGCAAATTCGGATATAGTCGGGCTCCAATCCGGGTACCAGACACCGAAtaggaaaaacaaaaaaagaaaaaaacaatcaCGTAAAGATAATACTTTTTTCCCCCTCATATTCCATAGATGTGGACGAGCAACTGAATCATACAATTTAAATTGAACAACAAAAAGTTACATGCTCTTAATTTATTCATGGAACCAGATCTATATAAGAAATATCTCTAATAAGACCAATGAAAGCACCCATATTATCATTATCGTCAACAAAGGGATTAGGAGGAGGTGGATTTGACATAAAATAATAGATACAATTTGTTAAATGAGTATCTGCACCCCATATCGATTGAGCAACATCACCATTTGAATTAAATGTGTCATTTATAAACTGAAAATCTGATCTCATAAGAAGGTATTGGTGAAGACAATTCCTATATATTTCCTTTAGTTGTGGATCTGTTTCATTTGTAGTGACTAACAATACCTTCTTGGCTATGGCTGTGTAGTTTTGAAATGCCAAGTTTATTGTAATTCCTTCAAGATCATGCTTAGTTGTTGCCTTTTGAGCCTCTGGGTTTTGTGCCAAAACGCTATAGCAAAAGTCTTGTTGTGTTTCACATAAACCACAAGCTTTGCTAACAAAGTTTGTATCTAAACTTGTTGCAAAGACAGGAAcacttaataaaataatacaaggGAGGATGATTAGTGAGGTTGATGAATATGAGATTAATTTTCCCATTTTTTTCTCTTTGATCTATTCTAATTTCTCAGTTGAGAATATAAATATGGGTTGGCTCGATATATAAAATGCATAATTTTAATTAGTAATTTTTAGAATATCCTAGTATAGGAATTCTCTCGAAAAGTTAAAAGTACTATTAATGTTTTTACCTATTAGAAACCTTAATATTTAATTCTCTTTTAATGTTTGATTATAGTGATCCAAACGTTCATACATTATCAAAATTAAGACGTGTTTCCACACTCCTTTGAGACCTAGGAAAAAGATTTATGCAAATGCTTTCTCAAATTGTCTTAGGAGGCTGATCTTGTACAATTAGTAAGATTCTAAAACACAAAGAAATCATTTACTTCAGTCGGCCTTCATTGTATAGGTAACATATGTTCATATTAAATTCTAGCATAATAGAGCGACACGTGGAGCCAGAGACAGATGGAAAGCGAGACAGGTGGAAATCAAGTCCGGGGGCAGCAATCACGGTTGTCCCCGAAGGGGATGTTGCTCATAAAGATAAATAAATGTCTGTCGCCCGATAACAttcaatggagaatattctatagcattaagtacATAGTCCATTACAGAGAATATGACGTTCACAGactgccgttacacattcttcaatggcccccaTAATTGTCGTTTAAGAGggacttgatcctaggaccttgttccgaAGGtgaaactataaatagtgagttcaaTAGCCATTGTAGGACACGgatttt of Nicotiana tomentosiformis chromosome 7, ASM39032v3, whole genome shotgun sequence contains these proteins:
- the LOC138896174 gene encoding uncharacterized protein, which encodes MAKISKIVPHKEKASSSQSTAVKTLMEPRPEEFVPGACVLTSDFKVDKASSVPDRCLGKDTVMRPPSVEEETSAPVPKPTKDNKRKRAFTSEDPEPKTRMAHKPRRKIIPLTEESVRRLRDKDEEEEEEEEEEVGRFVLVARVKKTIDTPKAAGSMVVYEAQPRTEGISEKDSGRVPESLEIQDSSHRSQQKVGISEGAGPKALRTEENDPSESLGAIAAAVHREACSRSRAKLHRAKELEADAEALASDDDDDDDGSKRGSESEEEPDGEETASRDNQET